Within Protaetiibacter intestinalis, the genomic segment CGGATACCGTAGAATCGTCGGGTTGCGCAAGCAGCATGGCGGTCGTAGCTCAGTTGGTAGAGCGCTGGCTTGTGGTGCCGGATGTCGCGGGTTCGAGTCCCGTCGATCGCCCCAATTCCACCTCCTCCACCTCCACCGGGGTGCTCCCCGATGTGGACGTGCGCTTCGACGTGCCGTGGATCCTCGTCGTCTGGAACGACCCGATCAACCTCATGAACTACGTCGTGCACGTGTTCCGCAGCTACTTCGGCTACCCGCGCGAGGAGGCCGAGCGCCTCATGCTGCTCGTGCACCACGAGGGGCGCGCGACCGTCGCATCCGGTCCCCGCGAGGAGATGGAGCGCCACGCGCAGGCCATGCACGAGTACGGCCTGCAGGCGACCGTCGCGAGGGACGACGCGTGAGGATCGGGCGCGACGGCGGCACCGTGCGTATCGAGTTCGCCGCCGAGGAGGCGGGGCTGCTCACGGTGCTCGCCCACCAGTTCGCGGATGTCGTGCGCGACCCCGAGCTCGACGACGCGCCCCTGCTCGCGCGGCTCTTCCCCGACGCCTACCGCGACGACCCCGACGCGGCGGCCGAGTTCCGCCGCTATACGCGCGACGAGCTCGAGGAGCGCAAGCTCGAGGCCGCCGAGAGCATCGCCGCGACCGCGACCGAGGGCCGCGTGGACCTCGGTCCGGATGCCGCGGCCACCTGGGCGCGCAGCCTCACCGATCTGCGGATGATGGTCGGCACCCGCCTCGGCATCCGCGACGACGGCGACGACCCGGGCGAGGGGCCGCTCGCCGACATCTACCGCTGGCTGGGCGAGCTGCAGTGGGTGCTCGTCGACGCCCTGGAGGAGCCGTGAGCCTCGAACTCGACGCCGAGGAGTTCGAGCGCATCGTCGTCGACGAGCTCGACGCGCTGCCCGACGAGATGGTCGACGGCCTCGAGAACCTCGTCTTCGTCACCGAGGACCGCCCCGAGGACGGCTCCCTCGACCTGCTCGGCATCTACGAGGGCACCGCGCTCACCGAGCGCGACCGCTACGGCTTCGGCGAGCTGCCCGACCGCATCGTGCTCTACCGCGAGCCGCTGCTCGCGATCTGCGAGACCGAGGACGAGCTGCGCGACGAGATCCACATCACCCTCGTGCACGAGATCGCGCACTACTACGGCATCGACGACGCGGAGCTGCACCGCCTCGGCTGGGGCTGAACGGTCACGGTCTCGCGTCAACCCCGCACACCCTCTC encodes:
- a CDS encoding DUF2017 family protein, whose protein sequence is MRIGRDGGTVRIEFAAEEAGLLTVLAHQFADVVRDPELDDAPLLARLFPDAYRDDPDAAAEFRRYTRDELEERKLEAAESIAATATEGRVDLGPDAAATWARSLTDLRMMVGTRLGIRDDGDDPGEGPLADIYRWLGELQWVLVDALEEP
- the clpS gene encoding ATP-dependent Clp protease adapter ClpS — its product is MLPDVDVRFDVPWILVVWNDPINLMNYVVHVFRSYFGYPREEAERLMLLVHHEGRATVASGPREEMERHAQAMHEYGLQATVARDDA
- a CDS encoding metallopeptidase family protein; translated protein: MSLELDAEEFERIVVDELDALPDEMVDGLENLVFVTEDRPEDGSLDLLGIYEGTALTERDRYGFGELPDRIVLYREPLLAICETEDELRDEIHITLVHEIAHYYGIDDAELHRLGWG